A genomic window from Campylobacter concisus includes:
- a CDS encoding O-antigen ligase family protein translates to MKNDIVSKLYNLFLVIILFTLPVTEGLKQISLTLFVLAGIYICVKEKRQFKFDLISISLFIFVLATFISCLVNGVSASRALDPLRCMLFFFVARSVGIEKINFKFLFFALFAGFIVAFIPACVKKFTSSDPTALFELKSIGHVNHSAIFMLLVFCVALVSINSKEIFEKYIGISVAGICVLGIMIAGSRATMYLLPIIIFTYLLFEILNKQIKIKFLLSLIILFGVIAISYMYISTNITQDQRLYSQLTKGVTGSETRYPIFASAFYTWLEHPLFGIGSGEFKIIDITKYFPGNVEVHVSHAHNTFLTFLTEKGIVALLAYLVFQLSLFIKFIKDFRQNSIVFLALLMLMANNIISLANTTFHHENALLMLLFWALALSAIDEKSTLKIS, encoded by the coding sequence ATGAAAAACGATATTGTGTCTAAGCTCTACAATCTCTTTTTAGTTATCATCTTATTTACGCTACCAGTAACTGAAGGTTTAAAACAAATTTCACTTACACTTTTTGTCTTGGCTGGAATTTATATTTGCGTCAAAGAAAAAAGGCAATTTAAATTTGATCTCATAAGTATCTCACTTTTTATCTTTGTTTTGGCTACTTTTATAAGTTGCCTTGTAAATGGAGTTTCTGCATCAAGAGCGCTTGATCCACTAAGGTGTATGCTATTTTTCTTTGTAGCCAGAAGTGTTGGCATAGAAAAAATAAATTTTAAATTTTTATTTTTTGCCTTATTTGCTGGTTTTATCGTTGCATTTATTCCAGCTTGTGTTAAGAAATTTACTTCAAGTGATCCGACTGCACTTTTTGAGCTTAAATCAATAGGACACGTAAATCATAGCGCTATTTTTATGCTACTAGTTTTTTGTGTAGCATTAGTTTCGATAAATAGCAAAGAAATTTTTGAAAAGTATATAGGCATAAGTGTTGCCGGAATTTGCGTCCTTGGAATAATGATAGCTGGCTCTAGAGCTACAATGTATCTTTTGCCAATCATTATTTTTACTTACTTGCTTTTTGAAATTTTAAATAAACAGATAAAAATAAAATTTTTATTAAGTTTGATAATTTTATTTGGTGTAATAGCTATTTCTTATATGTACATATCAACAAATATCACTCAAGATCAAAGATTGTATAGTCAACTAACAAAGGGGGTCACTGGATCAGAGACTAGATATCCAATCTTTGCTAGTGCATTTTATACGTGGTTAGAACACCCTTTATTTGGGATAGGTTCTGGTGAGTTTAAGATCATTGATATAACAAAATATTTTCCAGGCAATGTTGAAGTTCATGTTAGTCATGCACACAATACCTTTTTAACATTTTTAACAGAAAAGGGCATCGTTGCCTTGCTTGCATATTTGGTATTTCAACTATCACTATTTATAAAATTCATTAAAGATTTTAGACAAAATAGCATAGTTTTTCTTGCACTTTTAATGCTTATGGCTAATAATATAATTTCACTTGCAAATACAACATTTCACCATGAAAATGCACTTTTAATGCTACTATTTTGGGCTCTAGCTTTAAGTGCGATAGATGAAAAATCGACCTTAAAAATTAGCTAA
- the uvrA gene encoding excinuclease ABC subunit UvrA, protein MNDIIEITGAREHNLKNINLKIPKNKLVVFTGLSGSGKSTLAFDTLYAEGQRRYMESLSSYARQFLDRVGKPDVDKIEGLTPAIAIDQKTTSKNPRSTVGTITEIYDYLRLLYARVGVQHCHKCGKPISKMSASDIINEISKLPLGAKVIIYAPLVREKKGTWADLIENLRQKGFVRAQIDGVVVRLDEEIELAKTKKHTIKVIVDRIAIDEQNHERLASDVEKALNESFGEVEIEIANADELGLKESFIHYSEHMACFDCKISFTPLEPLSFSFNSPKGACEHCDGLGIRYSLDMSKIIDEEKSIENGAIKLLYGYNMSYYYKFLLAFCEQNGIDIKKPYCELSEDEKRLVLYGNVKEVEFFWKRNKLLRKFDGVVKISHGLLKDYKDFDEYMSEKICDACNGHRLKPQSLAVKVAGLGLGEILDMSIENCTAFFSNEKNFAYLSDYDKAIAKPILKEINERLFFLYDVGLGYLSLGRDARTISGGEAQRIRIASQIGSGLSGVMYVLDEPSIGLHERDTLKLIKTLRNLQAKGNSVIVVEHDKKTIEEADFIVDIGPGAGKFGGNVVFAGMAKELLSSNTQTAQYINGKKKIDYQKNRKAEKWLEISNVNINNISNLTAKFPLRNLVGITGVSGSGKSSLILQTLLPEAQEQLNRAKKVKKIAGVNLSGLENLDKVIYLDQSPIGRTPRSNPATYTGVMDEIRNLFAQTKEAKLRGYKIGRFSFNVKGGRCEKCQGEGEITIEMHFLPDINVVCDVCNGARYNAQTLEILYKGKNIAEVLNMSIDEAVEFFKAVPKIASKLTTLQDVGLGYITLGQNAVTLSGGEAQRVKLAKELSRSDTGNTLYILDEPTTGLHFADVDRLVKVLNHLVDLGNSVFVIEHNMDVIKNCDYIVDMGPEGGAKGGKVIACGNVKEVAKNYKKTGSYTGEFLAQELEEMKKK, encoded by the coding sequence ATGAACGATATTATTGAAATAACTGGCGCAAGGGAACATAACTTAAAAAATATAAATCTTAAAATTCCTAAAAATAAATTAGTAGTTTTTACCGGTCTTAGCGGAAGCGGCAAGAGCACGCTAGCCTTTGACACGCTCTATGCTGAGGGGCAGCGCAGATACATGGAGAGCCTTAGCAGCTATGCTAGGCAGTTTTTAGATCGTGTAGGCAAGCCAGATGTTGATAAGATCGAGGGTTTGACGCCTGCAATCGCGATCGATCAAAAGACGACTTCTAAAAACCCTCGTTCGACGGTTGGCACGATCACTGAAATTTATGATTATCTAAGGCTTTTATACGCAAGGGTTGGCGTGCAGCACTGCCATAAATGTGGCAAACCTATCTCAAAAATGAGTGCAAGCGACATCATAAATGAAATTTCAAAGCTCCCACTTGGCGCAAAAGTGATCATCTATGCGCCGCTAGTTCGTGAGAAAAAGGGCACATGGGCGGATTTGATCGAAAATTTACGCCAAAAAGGCTTTGTCAGAGCGCAAATAGATGGCGTGGTGGTGAGGCTTGATGAGGAGATCGAGCTAGCTAAAACGAAAAAACACACGATAAAGGTCATCGTTGATAGGATCGCTATTGATGAGCAAAATCACGAGCGCCTTGCAAGCGACGTGGAAAAGGCGCTAAATGAGAGCTTTGGCGAGGTCGAGATAGAGATCGCAAATGCTGATGAGCTGGGCTTAAAAGAGAGCTTTATACATTACAGCGAGCACATGGCTTGTTTTGATTGTAAAATTTCATTTACGCCGCTTGAGCCACTTAGTTTTAGCTTTAACTCACCAAAGGGTGCTTGCGAGCACTGCGACGGACTTGGCATAAGATATAGCCTAGATATGAGCAAGATCATCGATGAAGAAAAGTCGATAGAAAACGGTGCTATCAAGCTACTTTATGGCTATAACATGAGCTATTATTATAAATTTTTACTTGCTTTTTGCGAGCAAAATGGCATCGATATCAAAAAGCCTTATTGTGAGCTTAGCGAAGATGAAAAGAGGCTTGTTTTATATGGAAATGTCAAAGAAGTTGAGTTTTTTTGGAAGCGAAATAAACTACTTAGAAAGTTTGATGGTGTTGTTAAAATTTCACACGGGCTTTTGAAGGATTATAAAGACTTTGATGAGTATATGAGTGAGAAAATTTGTGATGCTTGTAACGGTCACAGGCTAAAGCCTCAAAGTTTAGCAGTCAAGGTCGCTGGCCTTGGACTTGGTGAAATTTTAGATATGAGCATAGAAAACTGCACCGCTTTTTTCTCGAATGAGAAAAATTTCGCATATCTTAGCGACTATGACAAGGCGATCGCAAAGCCTATCTTAAAAGAGATCAACGAGAGGCTTTTCTTTTTGTATGACGTGGGGCTTGGCTACTTGTCGCTTGGACGTGATGCTAGGACGATCAGCGGTGGCGAGGCACAGCGCATCAGGATCGCCAGCCAGATAGGAAGTGGGCTAAGTGGCGTCATGTACGTGCTTGATGAGCCAAGTATTGGCCTACACGAGCGAGATACACTAAAACTCATAAAAACGCTTAGAAATTTACAAGCCAAAGGCAACTCTGTAATCGTCGTCGAGCATGATAAAAAGACGATAGAAGAGGCTGATTTTATCGTAGATATCGGCCCTGGAGCTGGTAAATTTGGTGGTAATGTGGTCTTTGCTGGCATGGCAAAAGAGCTTTTAAGCTCAAACACTCAGACCGCACAATACATAAACGGTAAGAAAAAGATCGACTATCAAAAAAATAGAAAAGCTGAGAAGTGGCTCGAAATTTCAAATGTAAATATCAATAATATCTCAAATTTAACCGCGAAATTTCCGCTTAGAAACCTTGTAGGTATCACTGGCGTTTCAGGATCTGGCAAGAGCTCGCTAATACTTCAGACCTTGCTTCCAGAGGCGCAGGAACAGCTAAATAGAGCAAAAAAGGTAAAAAAGATAGCTGGGGTAAATTTAAGTGGACTTGAAAATTTAGACAAGGTCATATACCTCGATCAAAGCCCGATCGGCCGTACTCCACGATCAAATCCAGCGACATATACTGGTGTGATGGATGAGATAAGAAATTTGTTTGCACAGACCAAAGAGGCCAAGCTTAGAGGCTATAAAATAGGGCGCTTTAGCTTTAACGTCAAAGGTGGGCGCTGCGAGAAGTGCCAAGGTGAGGGTGAGATCACGATCGAGATGCATTTTTTACCTGATATAAACGTGGTTTGTGACGTTTGTAATGGCGCTAGATACAACGCCCAAACCTTGGAAATTTTATACAAAGGCAAAAACATCGCCGAAGTACTAAATATGAGCATAGATGAGGCGGTTGAGTTTTTCAAGGCTGTGCCAAAGATCGCTTCAAAACTTACCACACTGCAAGACGTGGGGCTTGGCTACATCACGCTTGGACAAAATGCAGTCACACTTAGCGGCGGCGAGGCGCAGCGCGTAAAGCTAGCAAAAGAGCTTAGCAGAAGCGATACCGGAAATACGCTTTATATCCTTGATGAGCCAACGACTGGGCTTCATTTTGCCGATGTCGATAGGCTAGTAAAGGTGCTAAATCACTTAGTTGATCTTGGAAATTCAGTCTTTGTGATCGAGCATAATATGGATGTTATCAAAAACTGCGACTATATCGTAGATATGGGACCAGAGGGCGGCGCAAAGGGCGGTAAAGTGATAGCGTGCGGCAACGTAAAAGAAGTAGCTAAAAACTATAAAAAAACTGGTAGCTACACTGGAGAATTTCTGGCACAAGAGCTTGAGGAAATGAAGAAAAAGTAG